In Spinacia oleracea cultivar Varoflay chromosome 5, BTI_SOV_V1, whole genome shotgun sequence, a single window of DNA contains:
- the LOC110786970 gene encoding protein FAR1-RELATED SEQUENCE 6, producing the protein MQNHLFGYSNNGCSVWENPSMGIITDQCKAIGKAVQTAFPGVPHRLCVCHIMQNASRNLGKYSSWKEIDKYFQVVVHDTLTIEEFDDAWKSMVTKFGLQSDKWINETYRIRASWAPGYWRSSFWAGMSSSQRSEGMNRFFKTYVGLNTCLIQFMKQFEAALRGKVEEEKKLHLDSQNKPYTYNNTLIAEVVFCKAYTNTKFKEVRGEVMGLTHTNIVSTGRDGTKILYDAVEKIPIPVHKAKQKTFQVTIDKEMGEFTCSCMLFEFRGILCRHIIRAIHCEDVNSIPDKYILTRWRKNVVRDYESIKVEYYDPNDSTQVKNSREVAKRNNYISTLALHNSETLSIFMEATEKMRESLEDTIGIKRTDGDDFMDWWDPSSKRVFGRRRIRPKENNKQHLERSAVPVEGASKDPIDQRGKGRAQEKRKKHPAEKKTRKRRKNVVHDTDEDMDEENDEALPNGEQGHVDAGRSAGVTDSYYGGYQYYGGNFINPGYNPNFFALSSSNYRPNIYLNQQPLGRGYPNFSETEFKSPIYPLTFLSPLVRWSCEGGGGCVTPQFRSMRRVREGERLGMATGCGQGDDGDMELEARAMVGVNGERN; encoded by the exons ATGCAGAATCATTTGTTTGGGTATTCGAACAATGGCTGCAGTGTATGGGAAAACCCCTCAATGGGCATCATCACCGATCAGTGTAAGGCTATTGGAAAGGCAGTCCAGACTGCATTTCCTGGTGTGCCGCATAGGTTATGTGTTTGTCATATTATGCAGAATGCAAGCAGAAACTTGGGCAAATATTCGAGCTGGAAagaaatagataaatattttcaaGTAGTCGTGCACGACACACTGACCATCGAAGAATTTGATGATGCATGGAAATCCATGGTTACGAAATTTGGGTTACAGAGCGACAAATGGATAAATGAAACTTATCGTATTCGGGCCAGTTGGGCCCCTGGTTATTGGCGGAGCTCATTTTGGGCTGGAATGTCATCATCACAAAGGAGTGAAGGAATGAACCGCTTTTTCAAAACATATGTAGGCTTAAACACGTGTTTGATACAATTCATGAAGCAATTTGAGGCAGCTCTTAGAGGAAAAGTGGAAGAGGAAAAGAAGTTACATCTCGActcacaaaataaaccatatACTTATAACAACACCCTAATTGCGGAGGTAGTGTTCTGCAAGGCATACACCAATACAAAGTTTAAAGAGGTGAGGGGTGAGGTGATGGGTCTGACGCACACAAATATTGTGAGTACTGGCCGTGACGGCACAAAAATCTTATATGATGCAGTGGAGAAGATCCCAATCCCCGTACATAAAGCAAAGCAGAAGACTTTTCAGGTTACCATTGACAAAGAAATGGGTGAGTTTACTTGCTCATGTATGCTTTTTGAGTTTCGGGGAATTTTGTGCAGGCACATCATTCGTGCGATTCATTGTGAGGATGTCAACTCTATACCTGATAAGTACATTTTGACTAGATGGAGGAAAAACGTAGTTAGGGATTACGAGAGTATCAAGGTTGAGTATTATGACCCAAATGACTCAACCCAAGTGAAAAACAGTAGGGAGGTAGCAAAACGGAACAACTACATTTCTACGTTGGCACTGCACAACAGTGAGACACTCTCGATTTTTATGGAAGCCACTGAAAAAATGCGTGAGAGTCTCGAAGATACAATTGGTATTAAGAGGACtgatggtgatgattttatggACTGGTGGGACCCTTCGAGTAAGAGGGTGTTTGGCCGCCGTAGGATAAGGCCAAAGGAAAACAATAAACAACACCTCGAACGCTCCGCTGTGCCAGTTGAAGGGGCCAGTAAAGATCCGATAGACCAAAGAGGCAAAGGTAGGGCTCAAGAGAAAAGGAAAAAGCACCCAGCTGagaaaaaaacaaggaaaagGCGAAAAAATGTTGTGCACGACACAGACGAGGATATGGACGAG GAGAATGATGAGGCATTGCCAAATGGAGAACAAGGCCATGTTGATGCTGGTAGAAGTGCTGGTGTAACTGATTCTTACTACGGTGGATATCAATATTACGGCGGAAATTTTATCAATCCGGGATACAATCCTAACTTTTTCGCACTCAGCAGCAGTAATTATCGTCCGAATATATATCTGAACCAGCAACCACTTGGAAGAGGTTATCCCAACTTCAGC GAAACTGAGTTTAAGTCTCCTATTTACCcactcacttttctctctcctctagttCGTTGGTCTTGcgagggtggtggtggttgcgtTACTCCTCAATTTCGATCAATGAGGAGGGTGAGGGAAGGAGAGAGATTAGGCATGGCGACAGGCTGCGGGCAGGGCGACGATGGCGACATGGAGTTGGAAGCAAGAGCTATGGTTGGTGTTAATGGAGAGAGGAATTAG